The proteins below are encoded in one region of Brassica napus cultivar Da-Ae chromosome A6, Da-Ae, whole genome shotgun sequence:
- the LOC106365437 gene encoding protein PHYTOCHROME KINASE SUBSTRATE 1-like, translated as MVILTPSSSSTPKTSFDFTKNTNNHSLSVSVPSSSSYLRSKEEAVVTTKKLIEPCEPLNMRKEDQELGHKTNKVMKAPEDPEIGVFGAEKYFNGDMDSDQSSSVLSLTNTEVERFVVDSKQSEKRSTGTPSVRSDSSWNSQSILLQNKLVNSCNSSLQEKKHNSDHIPKVNNSKKSFISNLRCKCVCTDGNSVDVDDKISVKIQKQEEFVQRKAPEVFGSPLNIEKRVFVQKKLTVPQWESRIEEEDTKSDSSSDLFEIENLTGKPKPILARQGSDPASPTCYAPSEVSIEWSIVTASAADFSVMSECATSPVRRNRSSQVPQIPTNTYIDKNAPQRQKSSSSGRVGFLSCKSHKSVMVSGDSDRRSSMNKTSMSYVPRFPMETTKPKSFETRRRVSNCSIAHTPSSLLYSQY; from the coding sequence atggtGATCTTAAcaccatcatcttcttcaacacCAAAAACATCTTTTGATTTCACTAAGAACACCAACAATCACAGTCTCAGTGTCTCTGtcccgtcttcttcttcttacttgaGAAGCAAGGAAGAAGCTGTTGTCACAACCAAGAAGCTCATAGAACCATGCGAACCCCTAAACATGAGAAAAGAAGATCAAGAGCTTGGCCATAAGACGAACAAGGTGATGAAAGCTCCGGAAGATCCAGAGATTGGTGTGTTTGGAGCTGAGAAGTACTTCAACGGAGACATGGATTCAGACCAGAGTTCTAGTGTTCTGTCTCTGACAAACACAGAAGTTGAGAGATTCGTTGTTGATTCCAAGCAGAGCGAGAAGAGGTCTACTGGAACTCCGAGTGTCCGCTCTGACTCAAGCTGGAATAGTCAGAGCATATTACTTCAGAACAAATTGGTTAATAGCTGCAACAGTTCCTTGCAGGAGAAGAAACACAATAGTGATCACATTCCAAAGGTGAACAATAGTAAGAAGAGTTTTATCTCAAACCTAAGGTGTAAATGCGTGTGTACTGATGGGAACTCAGTCGATGTCGATGATAAGATCTCAGTTAAGATTCAGAAGCAAGAAGAGTTCGTGCAGAGGAAGGCTCCTGAAGTGTTTGGTTCCCCTCTAAACATTGAGAAGAGGGTTTTTGTTCAGAAGAAGCTCACAGTTCCTCAATGGGAATCAAGaatagaggaagaagacacAAAGAGTGATTCGAGCTCGGATCTTTTCGAGATAGAAAATCTTACAGGGAAACCAAAACCTATTCTTGCAAGACAAGGAAGCGATCCAGCTTCACCTACATGTTATGCTCCAAGTGAAGTTAGCATAGAGTGGAGCATAGTGACAGCAAGTGCAGCTGATTTCTCAGTTATGTCAGAATGTGCAACAAGCCCTGTAAGAAGAAACCGATCTTCTCAGGTTCCTCAGATCCCTACTAATACTTACATCGATAAAAACGCACCGCAGAGGCAGAAATCAAGTAGCAGCGGAAGGGTTGGTTTCTTGAGCTGCAAGAGTCATAAATCTGTTATGGTTTCTGGTGATTCAGACAGAAGAAGTAGCATGAACAAGACATCCATGAGTTATGTTCCGAGATTCCCAATGGAGACTACTAAACCTAAGAGTTTTGAAACACGAAGAAGGGTCAGCAACTGCTCCATTGCCCATACACCATCATCTCTTCTGTACAGTCAGTATTGA
- the LOC106369331 gene encoding F-box/kelch-repeat protein SKIP11, with the protein MLENRSPDSCLSSRLFSESTWSKSFMFPQDDDDNKLSNGNGNGKKRALEVVGEIRGTKSLKLMGFSITYDSDSSDYSEDGSIQEQEQGDSNTNGGDSSDSHSLINEIGRDNSIDCLIRCSRSDYGSIASLSRNFRSLVKSGDIYKLRRQNGYVEHWVYFSCQLLEWVAFDPVERRWMQLPTMPSSVTFMCADKESLAVGTDLLVLGKDDFSSHVIYRYSLLTNSWSSGMKMNSPRCLFGSASLGEIAIFAGGCDSQGKILDFAEMYNSELQTWVTLPRMNKPRKMCSGVFMDGKFYVIGGIGGADAKALTCGEEYDLEAKKWTEVPDLSPPRSRADQADARPAAEAPPLVAVVNNQLYAADHADMEVRKYDKEKKKWLTIGRLPERAGSVNGWGLAFRACGERLIVIGGPKYSGGGFIELNSWTPRDGDPPQWTLLDRKHSPNFVYNCAVMGC; encoded by the coding sequence ATGTTGGAGAATCGATCACCAGATTCGTGTTTGAGTTCAAGGCTTTTCTCCGAATCAACCTGGTCCAAGTCTTTCATGTTTCCACAGGATGACGACGACAATAAGCTCAGCAACGGCAACGGCAACGGCAAGAAGAGAGCTTTGGAGGTTGTTGGTGAGATCAGAGGCACCAAGTCGCTTAAACTAATGGGTTTCTCTATTACATACGATAGCGATTCCTCTGACTATTCTGAAGATGGGTCTATTCAGGAGCAAGAGCAAGGTGATTCCAACACCAACGGTGGTGATTCCTCTGATTCACATTCCCTTATCAACGAGATTGGTCGGGACAACTCCATCGACTGTCTGATCCGCTGCTCGCGGTCTGATTACGGCTCCATCGCTTCCTTGAGTAGAAACTTCCGTTCTTTGGTGAAGAGTGGAGATATCTATAAGCTAAGACGGCAAAACGGTTACGTGGAGCATTGGGTTTACTTCTCTTGCCAGCTCCTTGAGTGGGTTGCGTTTGATCCTGTAGAGAGAAGGTGGATGCAGTTGCCAACGATGCCTTCTAGTGTCACCTTCATGTGTGCAGATAAGGAGTCTTTAGCCGTTGGCACGGATCTTCTCGTCTTAGGAAAAGATGATTTCTCTTCTCATGTAATATACAGATACAGCCTTCTAACTAATTCTTGGTCCTCTGGTATGAAGATGAACTCTCCGAGGTGTTTGTTTGGATCCGCTAGCCTTGGAGAGATTGCTATATTCGCTGGCGGTTGTGACTCTCAGGGGAAGATTCTTGACTTCGCTGAGATGTACAACTCCGAGCTTCAGACGTGGGTGACTCTTCCGAGGATGAACAAACCGAGGAAGATGTGTTCAGGGGTCTTCATGGACGGTAAGTTCTACGTCATTGGTGGAATAGGCGGTGCTGATGCCAAAGCCTTGACGTGCGGGGAAGAGTATGACCTTGAGGCCAAGAAATGGACTGAAGTCCCTGACTTGTCGCCTCCGAGAAGCCGTGCTGATCAAGCTGATGCGCGGCCAGCGGCTGAAGCGCCACCTCTTGTTGCGGTTGTGAATAACCAGCTGTACGCAGCTGATCACGCGGACATGGAGGTGAGGAAGTATgataaggagaagaagaaatggtTGACTATTGGGAGGTTGCCTGAGAGAGCTGGCTCGGTTAATGGATGGGGGCTTGCTTTTAGAGCTTGTGGGGAGAGGTTGATAGTTATAGGTGGACCAAAGTACTCGGGAGGTGGGTTTATAGAGCTGAATTCATGGACACCGAGGGACGGTGATCCACCACAGTGGACGTTGCTTGATAGGAAACATTCTCCTAACTTTGTGTACAATTGTGCAGTGATGGGTTGCTGA